One window of the Niallia circulans genome contains the following:
- a CDS encoding S8 family serine peptidase, translating into MKLRKVFFLVIMLFMLFSNSVLAATVPDKEISKKGEENKQNIQTIKADELETAYKKTDTVRVVVEMNTEPTVQYAQAQAKQVKELPKSTKEKLKSEKLAEQKTVKEKVKAKKVKFKELENFTTIFNGFSGEMKYGDIEKIEELPEVAKVHIATAYERPEEEADMIYSKELVQAQDAWRDYGFKGEGMIVGVIDTGIDPNHKDMVLSDETEEELSKAEIAQFKKENGLQGKFYSEKVPYGYNYMDENDIIQDIAEGASMHGMHVAGTVGANGDEDNNGIKGVAPEAQLLALKVFGNDPTVSTTWGDIYIKAIDDAIVLGADVLNMSLGSPAGFVAADAPEQQAVERAVENGIMMSISAGNSAHFGNGFANPSSSNPDIGVSGSPGVAYDSLQVASIENSFIDIDALSYQYDGQTEQAGFLSASSVHPNSVAEKTFKIVYAGLGTPEELAAVDVKDNYALIQRGEIGFVDKAINAQKAGAAGVIIYNNTDGFVSMATDASIKIPQLFLLKTDGDKLAAALQSGENISITFDGKKITSANPEAGKMSSFSSWGLTNNLDFKPEITAPGGQIYSTLENNQYGMKSGTSMAAPHVSGGSALVLERVDNEFDVSGFDRVNIAKNLLMNTAKPVTDIGTVNSAFDWEVPYSPRRQGAGLMQLHAALQSPVIVTEKKTKEGKVALKEVGNTFTFTLEAKNYSDKKVKYDVAANIQTDFAAYGELGYTADLLEAQKILDAKIKVNDKDETTISIPANKSKKIKVSVDLTNAKVIDPSQTGSWETPVAIDRVFENGYFVEGYVTLTDPQEKNATLTVPYVGFKGDWNKAPILDGMKYDETSFYGMAGAVTKEGEDFLYLGYDPITSKFIKEGIAISPNNDGVQEEIIPILSFLRNAKKVQFSIVDSKGKTVRTLRTQEEIRKNFYDGGKGTKYVLDSNWAWDGKVNGKLVEGQYFYRVSATLDYKGAKPQIVDIPVIVDTVSPTVEVDLAEGNKVLEIAASDDENGSGISYLDILVDGKSVVTTPVSGETTEFTLPNEVKTGTSVTVVAYDYAGNKQEANVVAEEEKKDTTIPVISLTTPEALEVYGEKEVAFSGTIKDDSDLKEFTIGGQKVDADYNKEKEEYTFNTVIPYENGVHSVEIKATDSADNTAVFKRSFIVDAEAPVISFKGLSGNRIVNSNGKNPTVHVTVKDNFDDIQLALNGSELYYQTFKEPYAMRSLEKTVKKVELDLENGLNEFEFTATDLAGHKTTKTVYFYKMTKQEKRKDIKVPEDK; encoded by the coding sequence GTGAAACTTAGAAAAGTATTTTTTCTAGTTATTATGCTCTTTATGCTATTTTCCAATAGTGTATTGGCAGCAACTGTACCTGATAAGGAAATAAGTAAAAAAGGAGAAGAAAACAAGCAAAATATCCAAACCATAAAGGCGGACGAGCTAGAGACTGCTTATAAAAAAACCGATACGGTCCGGGTAGTGGTAGAGATGAACACGGAGCCGACGGTGCAATATGCTCAAGCACAGGCAAAGCAAGTAAAAGAATTGCCTAAATCAACAAAAGAAAAATTAAAGAGTGAGAAGTTAGCAGAGCAGAAAACAGTAAAAGAAAAAGTAAAAGCAAAAAAAGTAAAATTTAAGGAATTAGAGAATTTCACCACTATTTTTAATGGTTTTAGTGGAGAAATGAAGTACGGGGATATTGAAAAAATCGAAGAACTTCCAGAGGTAGCAAAAGTACATATTGCCACAGCTTATGAAAGACCAGAAGAAGAAGCAGACATGATATATAGTAAAGAACTTGTACAAGCTCAAGATGCTTGGCGAGATTATGGTTTTAAAGGGGAAGGAATGATTGTTGGTGTAATTGATACCGGCATTGACCCGAATCATAAGGACATGGTGCTTTCTGATGAAACAGAAGAGGAATTAAGCAAAGCAGAAATTGCCCAATTTAAAAAGGAAAATGGGCTGCAAGGCAAATTTTATAGCGAAAAGGTTCCATACGGATATAACTATATGGATGAAAATGATATTATCCAAGATATCGCTGAAGGGGCAAGCATGCATGGGATGCACGTCGCAGGTACTGTTGGCGCAAATGGCGATGAAGACAATAATGGGATTAAAGGAGTTGCGCCAGAGGCACAGCTTTTAGCCTTAAAGGTTTTCGGAAATGATCCAACTGTTTCTACTACTTGGGGAGATATTTATATTAAAGCTATTGATGATGCGATCGTATTAGGTGCAGATGTCCTTAACATGAGTTTAGGATCTCCAGCAGGCTTTGTTGCGGCTGATGCACCAGAGCAGCAAGCTGTAGAGCGTGCTGTGGAAAATGGAATAATGATGTCTATTTCGGCTGGAAACTCCGCCCACTTTGGAAATGGCTTTGCCAATCCATCTAGCTCTAATCCTGATATTGGCGTATCTGGTTCACCAGGTGTCGCCTATGATAGTTTACAAGTTGCGTCTATTGAAAATAGTTTTATAGATATTGATGCACTTTCCTATCAATATGATGGTCAAACGGAACAAGCTGGATTCCTGTCAGCAAGCAGTGTTCATCCGAATTCAGTTGCGGAAAAAACATTTAAAATTGTTTATGCTGGATTAGGAACACCAGAGGAATTAGCCGCAGTTGATGTGAAGGATAACTATGCGCTCATCCAAAGAGGCGAAATCGGCTTCGTGGATAAAGCAATCAATGCACAGAAGGCAGGGGCAGCTGGTGTAATTATTTATAATAATACAGATGGCTTTGTTAGCATGGCAACAGATGCAAGCATTAAGATTCCTCAACTATTCTTATTAAAAACAGATGGGGATAAATTAGCAGCAGCTCTTCAAAGTGGTGAAAATATCTCGATTACATTTGATGGCAAAAAAATAACTTCCGCTAATCCAGAAGCAGGAAAAATGAGTAGCTTTTCCTCATGGGGCCTAACGAATAACTTAGATTTTAAACCAGAAATCACAGCGCCAGGCGGCCAAATCTATTCTACTTTAGAAAATAATCAATATGGGATGAAGAGTGGAACGTCGATGGCAGCCCCACATGTTTCAGGAGGTTCTGCCCTCGTATTAGAACGTGTAGATAATGAATTCGATGTATCAGGCTTTGATCGAGTAAACATTGCCAAAAATCTTTTAATGAACACTGCTAAACCGGTGACAGATATTGGAACAGTAAACAGTGCATTTGACTGGGAAGTACCATATTCTCCACGCCGTCAAGGAGCTGGATTAATGCAGCTGCATGCAGCGTTACAATCACCTGTAATTGTAACGGAGAAGAAGACGAAAGAAGGGAAAGTAGCCTTAAAAGAAGTAGGAAACACCTTTACTTTTACTCTAGAAGCGAAAAATTATAGTGATAAGAAGGTTAAGTATGATGTGGCTGCAAATATTCAAACAGACTTTGCGGCTTACGGAGAGCTAGGCTATACTGCTGACCTATTAGAAGCACAGAAGATTTTGGATGCAAAGATAAAAGTAAATGATAAGGATGAAACAACGATCAGCATTCCTGCTAATAAAAGCAAAAAAATTAAAGTATCTGTTGATTTAACAAATGCAAAAGTAATTGATCCTTCTCAAACAGGCAGTTGGGAAACGCCTGTAGCGATTGATCGCGTATTTGAAAACGGCTATTTTGTGGAAGGGTATGTAACATTAACAGATCCACAGGAAAAAAATGCAACATTAACCGTGCCATATGTTGGCTTTAAAGGTGACTGGAACAAAGCCCCAATTTTAGATGGGATGAAATATGATGAAACATCTTTCTATGGTATGGCTGGAGCGGTGACAAAAGAAGGAGAAGACTTCCTATACCTTGGATATGATCCGATTACAAGTAAGTTTATAAAAGAAGGAATTGCTATTTCTCCAAATAATGATGGAGTCCAAGAAGAAATTATTCCGATTCTATCATTTTTAAGAAATGCAAAGAAAGTTCAATTCTCCATTGTTGATAGTAAGGGAAAAACCGTAAGAACATTACGTACACAAGAAGAAATTAGAAAGAATTTCTATGATGGCGGCAAAGGAACAAAATATGTTCTTGATTCCAATTGGGCTTGGGATGGAAAAGTGAATGGAAAGCTAGTGGAAGGGCAATATTTCTACCGCGTTAGTGCAACTCTTGACTATAAAGGTGCAAAGCCACAGATAGTAGATATTCCAGTTATTGTTGATACAGTAAGTCCAACAGTTGAAGTGGATTTAGCAGAAGGTAATAAAGTATTGGAAATTGCTGCATCTGATGATGAAAATGGCTCTGGCATCTCTTATTTAGATATTTTAGTAGATGGAAAATCGGTTGTAACTACTCCAGTCAGCGGTGAAACAACTGAATTTACTTTGCCGAATGAAGTAAAAACAGGTACATCTGTAACAGTTGTTGCATATGATTATGCTGGCAATAAACAGGAAGCAAATGTGGTTGCAGAAGAAGAGAAGAAGGATACAACAATTCCTGTAATCTCTTTAACGACTCCAGAAGCTTTAGAGGTGTATGGAGAAAAGGAAGTAGCGTTTAGTGGAACAATCAAGGATGATTCGGACCTTAAAGAATTTACGATTGGCGGACAAAAAGTAGATGCTGATTATAATAAGGAGAAAGAAGAATATACCTTTAATACAGTTATTCCTTATGAAAATGGCGTGCATTCTGTTGAAATCAAAGCAACAGACAGTGCTGATAATACAGCAGTCTTTAAACGAAGCTTTATCGTTGATGCAGAGGCGCCCGTCATCTCTTTCAAAGGGCTTTCTGGCAATCGAATTGTAAATAGCAATGGCAAAAATCCAACTGTGCATGTAACAGTAAAGGATAATTTTGATGATATTCAATTAGCTCTAAATGGAAGTGAGCTTTACTATCAGACATTTAAAGAGCCGTATGCTATGAGAAGTCTAGAAAAAACAGTCAAGAAAGTGGAATTAGACTTAGAAAATGGCTTAAATGAATTTGAATTCACAGCAACCGATTTAGCTGGCCATAAAACAACGAAAACTGTTTATTTCTATAAGATGACTAAACAAGAAAAACGAAAAGATATTAAAGTTCCAGAGGATAAATAA
- a CDS encoding YwpF family protein has protein sequence MKTFKLISLQILTKEKLIPIKLIDGLIINKEDDFNHWLIEVYTELAAIAFLDEAFQKKEELLVQAVISKKENDPAPFEVTILSIQNFGDKASILLEGTLKRDRKDYAELLLQYLIEEGYEGKKLSNKFTELMQSKPQTFLEKKL, from the coding sequence GTGAAAACGTTTAAATTAATTTCCTTACAGATCCTGACGAAGGAAAAGCTAATACCGATTAAATTGATTGATGGATTGATTATAAATAAAGAAGATGATTTTAATCATTGGCTAATTGAAGTTTATACAGAATTAGCTGCTATTGCTTTTCTTGATGAAGCATTTCAGAAGAAGGAAGAGTTGCTTGTTCAAGCTGTTATTTCAAAAAAAGAAAATGATCCCGCTCCTTTTGAAGTAACCATTCTTTCTATCCAAAATTTTGGCGATAAAGCAAGCATTCTATTAGAAGGAACATTAAAAAGAGACAGAAAAGACTATGCAGAGCTATTGCTCCAATATCTAATCGAAGAAGGCTATGAAGGGAAAAAGCTATCGAATAAATTTACTGAGCTGATGCAAAGTAAACCACAAACGTTTTTGGAGAAGAAGTTGTAG
- a CDS encoding DEAD/DEAH box helicase: MLKTNYLKINVHYYDNRGFFLTGEIENRYLYPNYWKKLLFQQHQESYYGTILDTVTIDEIEGVLLSGWQLVTLLATEGFNRYVDWDWNDTAQVCLAAAPSILEAIKHKEWIPDFSQWEAGNFQWSLPNRVMDEFDPSFWEMELHDELAGQTNRDFIQQWFQHSLNHYLEDHQETKQNFHEQIQTLKNANIPSEQLAAYFTEDKWQEWMGLKETDYPFTLGIRLEEPTEIDTTWDLDLFLRSKENPDLVVDIHDESNMPKKWLNYTSYIEEEQQRWILLFPWLKGKSGITNQLTEEEAWLFLSEASETFLALGVDILLPSWWQAMKSANLKVKAKVSSASHRPSFVGLQAMLDYNWRFSMNGVTLSEDEFNKLVEEKRRLVFIKGRWIKLDPAFIRQIQDLMKKAEKEGLHVRDIIEQELMQAEEQQNDELENPKTFAKIQIELNRQWRTMIHQLKEVKNLPLEDVPHSFLGDLRAYQVLGMSWLLFLRKYGFGAILADDMGLGKTVQLISYLLKVKEIEAELTTPALIICPTSVLGNWQKELERFAPDLNVYLHYGANRLKDEAFSKRAHESDVVLTSYGLTHIDKQNFEELTWSTIAIDEAQNIKNAQTKQSRAVRKLKGAHYIALSGTPMENRLNELWSIFDFTNHGYLGSLGQFQKRFVIPIEKENKTEQIQQLQTLIRPFLLRRTKKDEEVALNLPDKLEQKEYCPLTTEQAALYEQLVTDTFVQIEQLSGFERKGLVLQMLSKLKQLCNHPALYLKEQAPTSLIDRSVKMEKLAELTDTILERGESCLIFTQYIEMGHMIQEMMKKKFSIDVPFLNGSMSKQQRDRLIEQFQAGEFPIFLLSLKAGGTGLNLTAANHVIHYDRWWNPAVENQATDRAYRIGQTRFVHVHKLICTGTLEEKIDAMLEKKQSLNDQIIQNENWMTELTTDELKDLVSLNENPAAL, from the coding sequence ATGCTGAAAACTAACTATCTAAAAATAAATGTTCATTACTATGACAATAGAGGATTTTTTTTAACAGGAGAAATAGAGAATCGTTATCTATATCCTAATTATTGGAAAAAACTTCTTTTTCAGCAGCATCAAGAGAGCTATTATGGAACTATCCTAGATACTGTAACAATTGATGAAATAGAAGGCGTATTATTAAGTGGCTGGCAGTTGGTGACTTTGCTTGCTACTGAAGGGTTCAATCGTTATGTAGATTGGGATTGGAATGATACTGCACAGGTTTGTCTGGCTGCTGCTCCAAGTATTTTGGAAGCTATTAAACATAAAGAATGGATACCGGATTTCAGCCAATGGGAGGCTGGGAATTTCCAATGGTCCCTTCCCAATCGTGTCATGGACGAATTCGATCCGAGCTTTTGGGAAATGGAACTTCACGATGAGTTGGCAGGTCAAACAAATAGAGATTTTATCCAGCAGTGGTTCCAGCATTCGCTCAATCATTATTTAGAAGACCATCAAGAGACAAAACAAAATTTCCATGAACAAATCCAAACATTAAAGAATGCAAATATTCCATCCGAGCAGCTGGCTGCTTATTTCACTGAAGATAAATGGCAGGAATGGATGGGGTTAAAAGAAACAGACTATCCATTCACATTAGGAATCCGTCTGGAAGAACCAACTGAAATCGATACAACTTGGGATTTGGACTTATTTTTACGTTCAAAGGAAAATCCTGATCTCGTTGTGGATATACATGATGAAAGTAATATGCCGAAGAAGTGGTTAAACTATACCTCCTATATAGAGGAGGAACAACAGCGCTGGATCCTGCTTTTCCCATGGTTAAAAGGAAAAAGCGGGATAACCAATCAATTAACAGAAGAAGAAGCTTGGCTTTTCTTATCAGAAGCTAGTGAAACATTCCTTGCCCTTGGAGTGGATATTCTTCTTCCTTCTTGGTGGCAAGCAATGAAGTCAGCCAATTTGAAAGTGAAAGCAAAGGTTTCGAGTGCAAGTCATCGTCCATCCTTTGTCGGCCTGCAGGCAATGCTGGACTATAATTGGCGCTTTTCTATGAATGGCGTCACCCTCTCTGAAGATGAATTCAATAAATTAGTGGAGGAAAAACGCCGCCTTGTCTTTATTAAAGGCCGTTGGATTAAATTAGATCCTGCTTTTATTCGCCAAATTCAAGATTTAATGAAAAAAGCTGAAAAAGAAGGTTTACATGTCCGCGATATTATTGAACAAGAGTTAATGCAAGCAGAAGAACAGCAGAATGATGAGCTAGAGAATCCGAAAACATTTGCCAAAATCCAAATCGAACTAAATAGACAATGGCGAACGATGATTCATCAATTAAAAGAAGTAAAGAATCTACCATTAGAAGACGTTCCGCACAGCTTTTTAGGCGATTTGCGTGCATATCAAGTACTTGGAATGAGCTGGCTTCTCTTCTTAAGAAAGTATGGTTTTGGCGCCATTTTAGCAGACGATATGGGACTAGGAAAAACAGTTCAGCTTATTTCTTATTTATTAAAAGTGAAAGAAATAGAAGCGGAACTAACGACTCCTGCTCTTATCATTTGTCCTACTTCTGTCCTCGGCAACTGGCAAAAAGAGTTAGAGCGATTCGCACCTGATTTAAATGTATATCTCCATTATGGAGCTAATCGCTTAAAGGATGAGGCCTTTTCTAAAAGAGCACACGAATCAGATGTAGTCTTAACCTCTTATGGATTAACACATATCGATAAGCAAAACTTCGAAGAGCTCACATGGAGTACCATTGCAATTGATGAAGCACAAAATATCAAGAATGCGCAGACAAAGCAATCAAGAGCTGTGAGAAAATTAAAGGGAGCACATTATATTGCACTCTCTGGAACACCGATGGAAAATCGTCTCAATGAGCTTTGGTCTATTTTTGATTTTACCAATCACGGTTATTTAGGTAGTCTCGGACAATTTCAAAAGCGCTTTGTCATTCCGATTGAAAAGGAAAATAAAACCGAACAAATCCAGCAATTGCAGACACTTATTCGTCCATTCTTGTTAAGAAGAACGAAAAAGGATGAAGAGGTGGCCTTAAATCTCCCTGATAAACTGGAGCAAAAGGAATATTGTCCTTTAACAACGGAGCAGGCTGCCTTGTATGAACAATTAGTTACCGATACATTTGTCCAAATTGAGCAGCTCTCTGGATTTGAGCGGAAAGGCCTTGTCTTGCAGATGTTAAGCAAATTGAAGCAGCTCTGCAATCATCCTGCCCTTTATTTAAAAGAGCAAGCACCTACTAGCCTAATTGATCGATCAGTAAAAATGGAGAAATTGGCAGAACTGACCGATACCATTTTAGAGAGAGGTGAAAGCTGCCTTATTTTCACACAATATATTGAAATGGGACATATGATTCAGGAAATGATGAAGAAAAAGTTCAGCATCGACGTTCCATTCTTAAATGGTAGTATGTCCAAGCAACAACGTGATCGCTTAATTGAGCAATTTCAAGCTGGAGAATTTCCGATTTTCCTCCTTTCCTTAAAAGCTGGGGGAACAGGATTAAATTTAACAGCTGCCAACCATGTTATTCATTATGATCGCTGGTGGAATCCTGCTGTAGAAAATCAGGCGACAGATCGTGCATACCGCATTGGCCAGACTCGTTTTGTTCATGTTCATAAGCTTATTTGTACAGGAACATTAGAGGAAAAAATTGATGCGATGCTGGAAAAGAAACAATCACTAAATGACCAAATTATCCAAAACGAAAATTGGATGACAGAGTTAACAACAGATGAATTAAAGGATTTGGTGTCATTGAATGAAAACCCAGCAGCCTTATAG